One Gaiellales bacterium DNA window includes the following coding sequences:
- a CDS encoding thiamine pyrophosphate-requiring protein, producing the protein MTTVSDHLIERLGEWGVDTIFGYSGDGINGVMGALSRANGRFRFVQARHEEMAAFEAVGYAKFSDRLGVCMATSGPGAIHLLNGLYDAKMDHVPVVAVVGQQARTALGGHYQQEVDLLTLFKDVAGEYVQMATAPAQIRHLVDRACRIALAERTATCIILPNDLQELPAEQPPREHGTLHSGAGYAPGVTVPRGEQLRHAAEVLNAGEKVAILIGQGARGAGAEVKETADRLGAGVAKALLGKDVLSDDLPFVTGSVGLLGTRPSWDMMMGCDTLLMIGSSFPYSEFLPKEGQARGVQIDHDPRMINIRYPMEVSLVGDSAATLAALLPLLTRKRDRSWREGLERGVAEWWRDMEARARVDAHPINPQRVLAELSPRLPDDVMVSADSGTVANWYARDLRFRDGMRGSLSGTLATMGAGVPYAIGSKFAHPDRPAIALMGDGAMQMNGTSELLTVAKYWRTWSDPRLIVLVLHNNDLNQVTWEQRVMNGDPKYEASQDLPEFSYAGAAEAAGLAGIAVDRVDDLGDAWDRALAADRPCVLDVRTDPNVPPLPPHITLKQARAFAGAVVHGDPDRVGMVTQSIREKMAEVLPHGR; encoded by the coding sequence ATGACGACCGTGAGCGACCATCTGATCGAGCGCCTGGGCGAGTGGGGCGTCGACACGATCTTCGGGTACTCCGGAGACGGCATCAACGGCGTGATGGGCGCTCTCAGCCGTGCGAACGGGCGGTTCCGGTTCGTCCAGGCACGTCATGAGGAGATGGCGGCCTTCGAGGCGGTCGGGTACGCCAAGTTCAGCGACCGGTTGGGCGTCTGCATGGCGACGTCCGGGCCGGGCGCCATCCATCTGCTGAACGGCCTGTACGACGCGAAGATGGACCATGTGCCCGTGGTGGCCGTGGTCGGCCAGCAGGCGCGCACCGCGCTCGGCGGCCACTACCAGCAGGAGGTCGACCTGCTGACGCTGTTCAAGGACGTGGCCGGCGAGTACGTGCAGATGGCGACCGCGCCCGCGCAGATCCGCCACCTGGTCGACCGTGCCTGCCGGATCGCGCTTGCCGAGCGCACTGCGACGTGCATCATCCTCCCCAACGATCTCCAGGAGCTGCCCGCCGAGCAGCCGCCACGCGAGCACGGCACACTGCACTCAGGCGCCGGCTACGCCCCCGGGGTGACGGTGCCGAGGGGCGAGCAGCTGCGGCACGCGGCCGAGGTGCTGAATGCGGGGGAGAAGGTCGCGATCCTGATCGGCCAGGGCGCCCGCGGAGCGGGTGCAGAGGTGAAGGAGACGGCCGACCGGCTGGGAGCCGGCGTTGCAAAGGCGCTGCTCGGCAAAGACGTGCTCTCTGATGACCTGCCCTTCGTGACCGGGTCGGTAGGCCTTCTGGGGACGCGGCCGAGCTGGGACATGATGATGGGGTGCGACACCCTGCTGATGATCGGCTCGAGCTTCCCGTACTCGGAGTTCCTGCCGAAGGAAGGGCAGGCGCGCGGCGTGCAGATCGACCACGACCCGCGGATGATCAACATCCGCTACCCGATGGAGGTGTCGCTGGTCGGCGACAGCGCCGCCACCCTCGCCGCCCTGCTGCCGCTGCTCACCCGCAAGCGCGACCGGTCGTGGCGTGAGGGGCTCGAGCGGGGCGTGGCGGAGTGGTGGAGGGACATGGAGGCGCGCGCGCGGGTGGACGCGCATCCGATCAACCCGCAGCGCGTGCTTGCCGAGCTCTCGCCGCGCCTGCCCGACGACGTGATGGTCAGCGCCGACTCGGGGACGGTCGCGAACTGGTATGCCCGCGACCTGCGATTTCGCGACGGCATGCGCGGGAGCCTGTCCGGGACGCTGGCGACGATGGGGGCCGGCGTGCCGTACGCGATCGGCTCGAAGTTCGCGCATCCCGACCGTCCCGCCATTGCGCTGATGGGGGACGGCGCCATGCAGATGAACGGCACATCGGAGCTGCTGACCGTGGCGAAATACTGGCGGACCTGGTCCGACCCGCGGCTGATCGTGCTCGTGCTGCACAACAACGACCTGAACCAGGTCACCTGGGAGCAGCGAGTGATGAACGGCGACCCGAAGTACGAGGCGTCGCAGGATTTGCCCGAGTTCTCGTACGCCGGAGCGGCCGAGGCGGCCGGCCTCGCCGGCATCGCGGTCGACCGCGTGGACGACCTCGGCGATGCCTGGGATCGAGCGCTCGCCGCCGACCGTCCGTGCGTGCTCGACGTGCGCACCGATCCGAACGTCCCCCCGCTCCCGCCGCACATCACGCTGAAGCAGGCGCGGGCGTTCGCCGGTGCTGTCGTGCACGGAGACCCCGACAGAGTCGGGATGGTGACGCAGTCGATCAGGGAGAAGATGGCCGAGGTGCTGCCGCACGGCCGCTGA
- a CDS encoding helix-turn-helix domain-containing protein, translated as MTKTRTYEMKRRAERQEQTRQRIVAAAVELHSTLGPSRTTVHAIAEKAGVTRPTVYAHFPDSRSLFEACSGHVRETVPPPDPTGWAQIADPRARLNAALSDVYGYYERIEKLLDNVERDAPLMPVVAEINTYRVRYLEQVAELLTSAWPARGQARRLVRQAVGHALEFTTWRSLAREQGCTRREAVQLMVALADVAAGGALRR; from the coding sequence ATGACGAAGACGCGGACATACGAGATGAAGCGGCGCGCGGAGCGCCAGGAGCAGACGCGGCAGCGGATCGTCGCCGCGGCGGTCGAGCTGCACTCCACGCTGGGTCCGTCGCGGACGACGGTGCACGCGATCGCCGAGAAGGCCGGAGTCACGCGGCCGACGGTGTACGCGCACTTCCCTGACAGCCGGTCGCTGTTCGAGGCGTGCTCGGGACACGTGCGCGAGACCGTGCCGCCGCCGGATCCCACAGGCTGGGCGCAGATCGCCGACCCCCGCGCTCGACTGAACGCGGCGCTGAGCGACGTGTACGGCTACTACGAGCGCATCGAAAAGCTGCTCGACAACGTGGAGCGCGATGCGCCGCTGATGCCGGTGGTGGCCGAGATCAACACCTACCGCGTTCGCTACCTGGAGCAGGTGGCCGAGCTGCTGACATCGGCGTGGCCGGCCCGTGGCCAGGCGAGACGCCTCGTGCGCCAGGCCGTCGGCCACGCGCTGGAGTTCACCACCTGGCGCTCGCTGGCTCGCGAGCAGGGGTGTACGAGGCGCGAGGCGGTGCAGCTGATGGTCGCGCTGGCGGACGTGGCTGCCGGCGGCGCGCTTCGGCGCTGA
- a CDS encoding cupin domain-containing protein encodes MEQTTTGASIVTPSDGAEGFLGSIGVRFMIDGWQADERFSLVEHPMSPRALAAPLHLHTREDEYSFVLEGRMGALLGDEVVEAGPGDLVFKPRDQWHTFWNAGDVPCRILEIISPAGFERFFRELSDMGGAINADPTELAALGARYGHYFKLESVPELVERFGLRIGEHLTGGWRP; translated from the coding sequence ATGGAACAGACGACCACAGGCGCAAGCATCGTGACGCCCTCGGACGGCGCTGAGGGCTTCCTCGGATCGATCGGGGTGCGGTTCATGATCGACGGGTGGCAGGCGGACGAGCGCTTCTCGCTCGTCGAACACCCGATGTCTCCGCGCGCGCTGGCAGCGCCGCTGCACCTGCACACCCGCGAGGACGAGTACAGCTTCGTGCTCGAGGGGCGGATGGGGGCGTTGCTCGGCGACGAGGTGGTCGAGGCGGGCCCCGGCGACCTGGTCTTCAAGCCGCGCGACCAGTGGCACACGTTCTGGAATGCCGGCGACGTGCCGTGCCGGATCCTCGAGATCATCTCGCCCGCAGGGTTCGAACGGTTCTTCCGCGAGCTCTCGGACATGGGCGGCGCGATCAACGCCGACCCCACTGAACTGGCGGCCCTCGGCGCGCGCTACGGCCACTACTTCAAGCTCGAGAGCGTCCCCGAGCTGGTCGAGCGCTTCGGCCTGCGTATCGGGGAGCACCTGACGGGCGGCTGGCGCCCGTAG
- a CDS encoding SDR family oxidoreductase → MPVAIVTGSDSGIGKATAVALAQDGFDVGVTYNRDEEGARGTADEIEAHGQRAAVAHLDLTDLPAAADRIDELMQELGGIDVFVNCSGTGTTAPFVDLEWNDWRAVLDVDLNGAFLCAQRAARRMVEEGVGGRIVNVTSVHEHVPLRGSSAYCAAKGGLGMLTKVMALELAEHGITVNSVAPGEIATPMTDSEDVDPHTVDRPAIPAGRPGDAREIAAVVAFLASGKASYVTGTSVVVDGGLLLMAAIANQES, encoded by the coding sequence CTGCCCGTCGCCATCGTCACCGGCTCGGATTCGGGGATCGGGAAGGCGACGGCGGTTGCCCTGGCGCAGGACGGCTTCGACGTGGGCGTCACGTACAACCGCGACGAGGAGGGCGCCCGAGGGACGGCCGACGAGATCGAGGCGCACGGGCAGCGGGCTGCCGTCGCGCACCTCGACCTGACCGATCTGCCGGCGGCAGCCGACCGGATCGACGAGCTGATGCAGGAGCTCGGCGGCATCGACGTGTTCGTGAACTGCTCGGGCACCGGGACGACCGCCCCATTCGTCGACCTCGAGTGGAACGACTGGCGGGCGGTGCTGGACGTCGACCTGAACGGCGCCTTTCTCTGCGCGCAGCGTGCGGCCCGCCGCATGGTCGAGGAGGGTGTCGGCGGCCGCATCGTCAACGTCACCTCGGTGCACGAGCATGTGCCGCTCCGCGGCTCGTCGGCGTACTGCGCGGCGAAGGGCGGTCTCGGCATGCTGACGAAGGTCATGGCGCTCGAGCTCGCCGAGCACGGGATCACCGTGAACTCCGTCGCCCCGGGCGAGATCGCGACGCCGATGACAGACAGCGAGGACGTCGACCCGCACACGGTCGACCGCCCCGCGATCCCGGCCGGGCGCCCCGGCGACGCGCGCGAGATCGCCGCCGTCGTCGCGTTCCTGGCGTCGGGCAAGGCGAGCTACGTGACCGGCACCTCGGTGGTGGTCGACGGCGGCCTGCTGCTGATGGCTGCCATCGCCAACCAGGAGAGCTGA